Part of the Polyangiaceae bacterium genome is shown below.
GCGTACCGCATCCCCGCGCGGTACCGGTCGTTCCTCGTGGCCGCCGATCCGGCGGACGTCGAGACGGTGACCCCGGTCGAGCGTGTGCGGCTGTTTCCGTGTCACAAGCTTGCTTCCGAGCAAACGCTCGGAGGCAAATTGACGAGCGATATTCCCGCGTGGCGCAAGTCATGGGTGATCATCGCTCGCAGCGCGCTTCTCGGAGACCCGTACTTCCTCGATGTCAGCAAGCTCGACGCCGAGGGCGACTGCCCCGTTTACACGTGCATGACCGGAACGGACTCCATCAAGCCCGAGTTGTGCGCATCGAGTTTCCAGCAATTCCTTCGCATCCTTGCAACATCGATGGAAGTTGCTGCAGGGTTTGGCGAAGCGGTCCTCGATGACGACGACGAGGCGATCTTTCGGGAAACTTTGGCACCGAAGATCAAAACGATCGATTCAGCCGCGCTCCGTGCTGGACATTGGACCTGAGATTGCAGGGTTTCCACGCGATGCCGCGCGGTGATTCGAGCGGCATCGAACAAATCCAGACCTGCCAACCCTTACGAATCTGCTGTCCTACTGCATGAGCTTGCTCCGCGGTGAAGTTTGCCGTGGTACGATGACCTCTTCGCATGATTCCCATCTTCATCGACGGCAGCAGTGAGTTCGCCGCGACCATGCGGCGCTTGCCGTCGCGTGGCGCGGATGATCTCGCTGCCGTCGAGCCTGCTGTGCGTGACATCATCGCAGCCGTTCGTGCATCGGGTGATGATGCCGTTCGCAGCTACGTCGAGCGATTCGAACGTCGCCGTCCTGATCCGCTCGTGATGCGTAGCTTCGATGGTGCTGCGGCGCTTGCTCGTCTCGATCCCGCCTTGCGCGTAGCGCTCGAACGCGCAGCGGAGCGCATCGAGCGTTACCACGTGCATCAACGTGATACGGGGTTTCGGTACGAAGAGGATGGCGTCGTGCTTGGCATGCGCGTTCGTCCTCTCGCACGCGTGGGTGTGTATGCGCCGGGAGGCAAGGCGCGTTATCCGTCGAGCGTGCTCATGACGGCCATTCCTGCGCGTGTCGCAGGCGTGCGCGACATCGTCTTGGCGACGCCTGCACCTGACGATTCACTTCTTGCGGCCGCGCACCTTGCCGGTGTCACGAGCATTCTCGATGCAGGCGGAGCTCAAGCCATCGCGGCACTTGCGTATGGCACAGCGGAGTTGCCTCGCGTCGACAAGATCGTTGGACCAGGAAACATCTGGGTTACTTGCGCCAAACGTCTCGTGTTTGGCGATGTCGACATCGATGGGCTTGCGGGGCCGAGCGAGATCCTCGCGCTCGCAGACGACTCGGCTGATCCCGCCGTCGTCGCCGCGGATCTGTTGTCGCAGGCCGAGCACGACGAAGCGGCGTGTTGCGTTCTCGTGACGACGTCGGATCGAGTTGCGCGCTTGGTCGCTCAAGAGCTCGATGCGCAGATGCCGCATCTTTCGCGGAAGAACATCGCTACGGAGTCTCTTCGGTCACGCGGCGTAGCGCTCGTCGTCCATACATTGGAACGCATGGCCGAGGTCGCATCGCTCATCGCTGCCGAACACGTTGCATATCACGTGGACGATGCCGAAGCGCTCTTCGATCGCGTGGAGGGCTCTGGGGCTGCGCTCTTGGGGCATGCATCACCCGTTGCGGTAGGCGACTACTTTGCTGGCCCTTCGCATGTGCTTCCCACGGGCGGAGCTGCTCGTTTTGGTTCGCCGCTCGGTGTGTACGACTTCGTCGTGCGAGCGAGCGTCATTGGGTATTCGCGCGATGCGTTGCTTCGAGACGGGCCGCACATAGCCAAGTTTGCCCGGGCCGAGGGGCTCGATGCGCACGCGCGTGCAGTTGAGATTCGGATGGATCGTTGGGGTTTGTCCGCGGAGGCGGCATCAAAAGGTGCTGCAGGCGGGTCGTAGACGTCGATTCAACTTTGGAGGTAGCGGCAAGGCTTGACGGTTAAGTGCTTGAAATGGTTCGTGAATTGATTGTTGCAGGTAGGCCGGAACAGCTTTCGTGTCGGGGACTCTGACCCGCGCGTATGGATTTCGGATAGCTTCGCAGTTGCAGGGTAAGGAGGACTTTCGATGAGATGGATGTGGTTACGGGCGGCCTTCGTGGGCACCGTCGGGCTAGTCGCTGGCGGCGCGCTCGGGTGCGCCGAGGAGCGTGATCCGATCAACCGCGTGCAAGCCAACGCCTTGGCGAAGTCGTTCTTCGTCGGTGAGGATCTCGCCGGCGATGCCGACAACCCCGAGTTCTGGACGCAGGGCACGGTGGTCGACGTCGGGTACGGAGCGGCGCAGGACGGGCTTTTTACGTCGACTTATGCGCAACCCGTTGGTCGGTTGAAGTGGCATATCACGGAAGATCTCCTGATCGGCCGACTCACCTACGAGCGCATTCAGGACACGGATGGCAAGAAGGGCGTTGGGCCTTCGACGAACCAAGGCGTCATCGTTGCTGCCTACCCGATTACCTCGCACTTCGACATTCGGTACGACTACAACCCGTCAACGGGCGAAGAGTTCAACGTTCTCGTGGAGAACACGACCGATCGCACGTGGGACAAGCGTGAGTACTTCCGCGTCGATTGGAAACGCAATCTCAACGTCGATTCGTACGATTTCGACACGCTCTCGCTGCTCGGTGTGTATGGCGGCGTGGAGTACGAGTCGCTCTCGTATGACGTGACCGATCCGACCGATCCAGACGCTCCGCACTTCGATCCGGAGACGGGCTACTTCGACATCACGAACAAGGCGTTTGCCCGTCCGAAAATGATCGACCTCAGCCATCTCGGCTGGGGCATCGACAAGTTCCCTGCGTGCTACCTCGACAACGACTTCTTCGGTGGCTCGGCACCGTCCGGCAACTGCAACCCCGTCGAGCTCACGATTCGTCAGTCGTTCCGGCGCGTCGTCGATCGCGACTACGAGCCTGTGCACTGGGACGGCAAGCGTTTCACCGCGTACGGCGCGTTTTACGTGGAACGTTCCGGCTATGCCCGCAACTACGGCATGAGCGACGACAAGTGGTACCGCTTCATCAGCCGCTACAACATCTGGGAGCGCAGCCACTACTACGACGACCCCGCGAACATGACGGGCGCCGTCGAGTGTTACGTGCCCGGAAAAACCGCCACGGGTGATGATCCGCATCGCGATGCCGACAGCAACGGTACCGAGGACGAGTGCGAGGAAGTCACGCAGAAGACGGGTGTTGCAGGTTCACGCTGTGACGAGTTCAAGCAGCGCTGCACCTTGCCTTACCGCTTGCGCAAGGAAGTCCCTCAGGCCTGGTACTACACGGAAAACTCCGACCCCGAGTACTTCGACGGCAGCGAATGGGCCACGCACGAGTGGGACGTGG
Proteins encoded:
- a CDS encoding SMI1/KNR4 family protein; its protein translation is MRKAYRIPARYRSFLVAADPADVETVTPVERVRLFPCHKLASEQTLGGKLTSDIPAWRKSWVIIARSALLGDPYFLDVSKLDAEGDCPVYTCMTGTDSIKPELCASSFQQFLRILATSMEVAAGFGEAVLDDDDEAIFRETLAPKIKTIDSAALRAGHWT
- the hisD gene encoding histidinol dehydrogenase — protein: MIPIFIDGSSEFAATMRRLPSRGADDLAAVEPAVRDIIAAVRASGDDAVRSYVERFERRRPDPLVMRSFDGAAALARLDPALRVALERAAERIERYHVHQRDTGFRYEEDGVVLGMRVRPLARVGVYAPGGKARYPSSVLMTAIPARVAGVRDIVLATPAPDDSLLAAAHLAGVTSILDAGGAQAIAALAYGTAELPRVDKIVGPGNIWVTCAKRLVFGDVDIDGLAGPSEILALADDSADPAVVAADLLSQAEHDEAACCVLVTTSDRVARLVAQELDAQMPHLSRKNIATESLRSRGVALVVHTLERMAEVASLIAAEHVAYHVDDAEALFDRVEGSGAALLGHASPVAVGDYFAGPSHVLPTGGAARFGSPLGVYDFVVRASVIGYSRDALLRDGPHIAKFARAEGLDAHARAVEIRMDRWGLSAEAASKGAAGGS